The genomic region CGTTTTAGCATCCAGTATGCGGCTACGCCGATTACTGCTGCTATTGCAACTGCTGCGATGATTGCTACTTCTGTGCTAATGACGAATCCTGTAGGTTCTTCTGTGTCTACTGGTGTTTCACCGTTACCGGATTGGTCGGTGTCGATTGGTATTGAGGCTGCAACTGCTTCGCCAACTGTTAAGTATGTTGTTGTGGTTGAACCAAAGTATGAGTCAGAACCAGCAAAAGTGGCCATAATCAGGTAGGTTCCTGGAACTTCGGGCTCGTATGAAAAGCCGTAGTTTCCGTATGGATCAGTTGTTACAGTTCCTAAGTTTTGATAGTTGCCGTTCGGATCGACTGCTTCTAACATGACAGTAACACCGGTTACATCTGGGCTGCCCATCTGCATGTAGACATACTCCATCCATTCGGTCATGTCGTTGTCGGCTACTGCTGGAACTCCGTTGGGGAACCGCATTTGAATTGCGCTTTCTTTGGTGCCAGGTGAAACGTCGGTGACTCTACCTCGTAGAGTGACTTCTGAACCAAGGTTTGACGCCAACAAAGGAGCTTCTACAGTTATTTCAGATGGACCTTTGCCTATAGCATATATTCGGTTATCATAGCCGTTCAATCCTACGACTGTGCTGTCACCAACTAATGTGTGTCCGCCCCACCAGTTGTTTACCCAACTGATTTCCCAGACTTTTTCTCCAGTTTCCACATCTAGGACAACCATTGGTCCACCACGTGGAAGTGGGTTAATTGGTGAGTGCTCACCGTAAGACAAACAGATTTTTCCATCAGTAAGGAAGTGATACTCGATGGGGAAGTTGTTGCTCCATGTTACTTCTGCCAAGTTGTCTGCGACATTGTATGTCCAGTCAACGTTACCAGTTTCAAGGTCATAACAGGTTACAATTCCGCTTACACGACCCGTGAAGAATTTACCATAACCATATGCAGGACCAAACCATTTGTCATAGAAAGCCAGATAATATTCTGGTTCGCTAGTCCACACCAAATCTCCAGTAGTCAAGTCAAAGGCATAGTATCGTCGGTTTTCTTTTGCAGATATTATGAATCGGTTATCTTCAAGCATTGCGTCACACCAAACCAGTGTCATGTCAGGGTCAGGCAAGGTAACGGTTTTCTTAAAGATCAAGTCGCCTTCGTTGCCTGGTGATACGTCAATTGCCCATGAGGTTACATCTTGTTGTGACCATCCAAAGAGGCTGTTAGCTTCGCTTCCGTGGATTCGGTCATTGAGGAAGGTCATTGCAACAGATCCAGGCAGGTCTGTGGGTATAGTTACGTTCCATTCAATTCCAGTTGATGCATTGTAAATATTTCCTTGGGGTCTCCAGCTTCCAGAGGGTGAAACTACTCGGCTAGAGTTCCAAAGAGTCATCCAACCATTTGCTAAGTCTACTGTGTATCTGTACATTTCGCCTTTTGGACCGTAAATGGTCTCACCTGGAGGTACATTTTCCATGGTGTATT from Candidatus Bathyarchaeum sp. harbors:
- a CDS encoding PQQ-binding-like beta-propeller repeat protein; the encoded protein is MKKQSKKIKFQTVLLLALLTFSSIALISSAGAQGAATMQSWPFIGAVPNPVQVNQMILFHVGISQQLSSTAMGWTDLTVTIERPDGEIDTITDIRTDSTGGTGVVYVPPVVGTYTAYLTFPDQEITEDRTTPGLPVGGVMLGSTSDEIEFIVQEDPIEYYPGQPLPDYYWTRPVNAQLYEWVDILGDWVKPAGSYYMPPIAKYHAGNADFPETAHVLWTKVYTQGGMGNAELGNVQYEMGDAYEYKFIGSVILSGVLYYNAYEARGTNPDLEQAVVAVDIKTGEELWRKVLGDNERVAYGQSFHWDSYNYHGIFGYIWTATPDNGNGFAPLTVPQTLKAYDPQSGRWEYTMENVPPGETIYGPKGEMYRYTVDLANGWMTLWNSSRVVSPSGSWRPQGNIYNASTGIEWNVTIPTDLPGSVAMTFLNDRIHGSEANSLFGWSQQDVTSWAIDVSPGNEGDLIFKKTVTLPDPDMTLVWCDAMLEDNRFIISAKENRRYYAFDLTTGDLVWTSEPEYYLAFYDKWFGPAYGYGKFFTGRVSGIVTCYDLETGNVDWTYNVADNLAEVTWSNNFPIEYHFLTDGKICLSYGEHSPINPLPRGGPMVVLDVETGEKVWEISWVNNWWGGHTLVGDSTVVGLNGYDNRIYAIGKGPSEITVEAPLLASNLGSEVTLRGRVTDVSPGTKESAIQMRFPNGVPAVADNDMTEWMEYVYMQMGSPDVTGVTVMLEAVDPNGNYQNLGTVTTDPYGNYGFSYEPEVPGTYLIMATFAGSDSYFGSTTTTYLTVGEAVAASIPIDTDQSGNGETPVDTEEPTGFVISTEVAIIAAVAIAAVIGVAAYWMLKRK